The genomic region AGGCGGCTCACCGAGGGATTTCCTCTTTTCGTTGATTTGATTCTGTCCCTCGTAATGCTCTGCGGTCAAATCTTTGGCCGAAATCGGGTCCATCGATTCGAAAGACAGGGTAACACACGCGTATACTTGGCTTTCCCGGATATCCGCTTTGCACCGGGCACACTCCAGGACCACCGGTTTCACAGGATTGTCAGGATTAATGCTTCTCAGGCGGACCATGCGTATTCCTCCAGTATGGGCGATTTAAGGTTTTCAATGACAACGGGTTTCGGTTTCGGGGGCCGCTTCCGCTCGGCGGCCTTGAGGATCTTCTGGGCGGCGCGCTGGATCCGGCTCATCTGTTTGTGAAGATCCTCGACCCGGTTTCCGAGCCAGTTCCGGTCCTCCCAGAAGGCGATGTAGACCGGCGCGGCCGTCGGCAGTTGAAGCGCCTTGGCGACGATGTAGGCGACCGATTCAGCCTCCATCTCGCGCTGGCCCTTCTCGATCGCGGTCAGGAACCGGTTGATGAATATCGCCTCGTCGCCCTGTTCGGCCGCCAGCTTGCGCCGCCGCTCCAGTTCCGCCTGATGGAGCAGTTCATGGGCCAATTCATGAATCAGGACCAGGGACCGCTGGACGGTCGGCAAGGCCATATCCACTTCGACTGAGCCGCCGTGCGACCGGCCCTGGTATCCCGCTTCCAGATCCGCTTTGGGTTTAATTTCAATGCCCAGATGGGCCGCGCCATTCCGCAGCCGGTCCCACCACGGGGTTTCGCCCTCTACCGAGCTGGTCAGTTCCGGGAGCGGGTCGCCCTCCGTCTGGGAGATGTCATAGACCCGGCCGCCCCAGAAACTGACGGCGCAGATCACCCAGATCGGCTTCGCATCCGGCTTGACGGTGCGGTTGTATTGCCGCCAGACCCGCCGGCTCGCCACGCGCCGGGCCTCGGGGAACTGCTCCCGGATCCAGAGGATGTTGTTGAACGAGTAGCAGTTGAACGCGGCACAGGCGTCCAGCCAGTTCACCCACTCATCCGACAGCCGGACGGCATCGGTCTCTTTCGCCAGATCCCCGAGCCAGACGTGGGCCTTTTCCCGGACCCGCCTCCGGGCCGTCCGGAGATCGACCTCTACCCCCGGCACGGCCGCGACCGGCTCCGCCACCTGTGCCAGGAGGGCGGCCCGCTCCGCCGCACGCTCTGCCTTCTGTTCCTGTCGCCGTTGCTCCCGGCGTTCCTGCCGCCATTTCCGATCAAGCGCCCGGCGCTCCCTGGTGGCGAGAAACCTCCTGTGCTTCTTCCTGATCGCCATGCCGCACCTCCCGAAAATCAGCCATTGACAGGTTCACTATAAGGGGTGCCTGTGACAGGTAGTGTCATAGTTCTGGAGGGGGCTTAGGAGCCATTTGGAGGGGTTTTAACGATAGCGGGACCGGCGACATGATTTGTCATTTGGGGCGGCTATATTTGGCTCAAGAACATGTCGGTAAAACTCCTCATCACCGATCTCGACCACACGCTCTGGGACTGGGCGGGGTATATCGTTCCGTCTCTGAAGGTGATGGTGGATTCGGTCGAGACGACCACCGGCTACCCGAGACCGTTCATTATCGAGGCTCTCAAGAAGGTTTACGGGCGCTACCAGACGACCGAATACGCCTTCACCCTGCAACAGTCGGCCATCTGGACCCGCTGGCGGAGGCAGCATGGCGACGACCTGGACCGTTTCCTCGAAACCGTCGTCACTCCCGCCGCCCTTGCCTATGCCGCCGAACGGAAGAAACGGTTCCGCCTGTACCCGGGAGTGAAAGAGACTCTGGAAAAGCTTAAGCGTCAGGGCGTGAGTATCGTCGCGCTGTCCGACGCGCCGAGGTTCCCCGCCGAGCAGCGGCTGAAGCGCGCCGGAATCGACAGCCTGTTCGACGGCCTCTACTGCCTGAAGTCCTATCCGATTCCGAAGTCAGGCGGCCGACACCGGGTCGCGCCGTTCATCGTCGCCAAAGAGCGGTCCGGCCACTACCGGTCCCAAGTCGGCAAAGTCATCGAACTGCCACCGTCCTGGGAAAAGCCGGACCCGCGAGGACTGCGGAAAATCCTGAAGGCGATTGGCGTGAAACCAGAAGAAGCCATTCTGGTCGGCGACTCGCTCCGGAAAGACGGGGCCGTCGCCCATACCGCCGGAGTGCCGTTCTACTGGGCCCGGTACGGAACCGAGATCCCGGCCAAGATTCTTGAAGAGCTTTCCCTCTATACGCCCGCCGCCGTCCGCCGCCGGAACTCTTCGCCGCCAGCGGGGGAGGTTCACCGGAAGGGGGAGCTGGTTTCATTCAGGGATATATTGAGGCTTCAATGAAGCATTCCCAGCGGGGGAAATGCCATATCTTCCGGCGTCATGAAGTGCCTCGGCGATCCAGTGGGCTGTCACGAAAGTTCTGTCCGGCGGTCAGTTCAGCACCTTCGCCACTTTCTCTGCAGCCTGACGGCCGGAGGTAAACGCGCCGTCCGTACACGGTGCGATCAAGTAGGCGCCCGCCACGAACACGCGGCGGTCTTTCGGCCACTGGGTGTTCAGGCCGTGGAGGATGGAGAAGCGCCCCGGAGGCATCTTCTCCACGGCCCGGTCCCATCTGAAGACGTGAATGCCGGTAATGTGCCCTTGAATGTAGGGGAAGAATTTCACCGCATCTCTGGCCACGATCTCCCCAAACTGCTCCCGGGTGCCCTTGAACGAACGAACGAACTCTTCTTTCGTGACGCAAAACAGACACCCCTTGCCCGGCGGAACGTTCTGGTTTCCCTTGGCGTCCTCGATGCCGAAAGAAGCCAGGCACTCGCTCTCTCCGGGACTGATGTAGACGCCGTAAAAAGGGTTGTGGATCGGCACGTCCGTCGTAATAGCCACCGGCCAGGTCGTCGAATACTGCGTGCTGCTGAAAATCTCGGTTTCGAGCGGTGAGAGGCCTTTTACGATCTCCGGAACGAGATCGCCCCAGACCGCGACGACCGCCGCCGCATAATCCCCCGTCTGGGTCCGGTTTCCATCGCTCCAGCTTACCTCGACCCGGCCGCCTTTCTGCTCCACGGAGGTGACGCGGGCGCCATACCTGATGTCGAGGTCTCTCGACAGCCGGGCCGGGACCGAGCCCATCCCCTCGCGGAACGAATAGAGCTTCATGTTCAGGACCGACAGGGAATAGGCCATGAAGTTGAGTTTCGACATGTCCTTGAGCGGGTACATGCACAGGGCGCGGCAG from Deltaproteobacteria bacterium harbors:
- a CDS encoding FAD-dependent oxidoreductase; this encodes MDNHVAVIGAGMAGLGAAYSLRQQGIPCTVFEPGKKAGGRMTTEKIGDFHVDTGASFVVKYFKAVSDLVHEIGMQDEMRVLARNAASLYRDGKFHTVSMSNPFTALTFRGVSLKSQLSMIGVLPDYLKHFFKVNSFLNAYKGVAIDDENAYDWLKRRTSQELADYLGDPVCRALCMYPLKDMSKLNFMAYSLSVLNMKLYSFREGMGSVPARLSRDLDIRYGARVTSVEQKGGRVEVSWSDGNRTQTGDYAAAVVAVWGDLVPEIVKGLSPLETEIFSSTQYSTTWPVAITTDVPIHNPFYGVYISPGESECLASFGIEDAKGNQNVPPGKGCLFCVTKEEFVRSFKGTREQFGEIVARDAVKFFPYIQGHITGIHVFRWDRAVEKMPPGRFSILHGLNTQWPKDRRVFVAGAYLIAPCTDGAFTSGRQAAEKVAKVLN
- a CDS encoding HAD family hydrolase, with the protein product MSVKLLITDLDHTLWDWAGYIVPSLKVMVDSVETTTGYPRPFIIEALKKVYGRYQTTEYAFTLQQSAIWTRWRRQHGDDLDRFLETVVTPAALAYAAERKKRFRLYPGVKETLEKLKRQGVSIVALSDAPRFPAEQRLKRAGIDSLFDGLYCLKSYPIPKSGGRHRVAPFIVAKERSGHYRSQVGKVIELPPSWEKPDPRGLRKILKAIGVKPEEAILVGDSLRKDGAVAHTAGVPFYWARYGTEIPAKILEELSLYTPAAVRRRNSSPPAGEVHRKGELVSFRDILRLQ